One region of Mycolicibacterium rhodesiae NBB3 genomic DNA includes:
- a CDS encoding aromatic ring-hydroxylating oxygenase subunit alpha, which produces MKVPFTWKVTGWFMVGWSAEFPQSEVRPLRYFGEDLVAYRDDSGELHVMQAHCRHLGAHIGHGGKVVGDCVECPFHGWRWGPDGTNRYIPYQPDRPNRALKLRVFPVNEQYGCVFLWHQPQGKEPQWEMPDIFTSFPQFETDPSAYYRPYPEFSRRTENEPVHPQIVAENGPDSSHFHYVHGATVTPVNLEWKIVDEQWQFLTGWPDARSDDPNKMALHIHSHMFGLGGAISVFEGSSNHRLIFAVTPVEDGLSTMFYSIWWPKLDGETSDVPPDEVRERVERQFLGTVWEDLDIWRYQEYVENPPLAKIDAKPYMALRKWAQQFYEIPATPPGEVPASV; this is translated from the coding sequence GTGAAGGTCCCGTTCACCTGGAAAGTCACCGGCTGGTTCATGGTGGGCTGGTCGGCCGAATTCCCTCAGAGCGAGGTCCGTCCCCTTCGGTATTTCGGTGAAGATCTCGTCGCCTACCGCGATGACTCGGGCGAACTGCATGTCATGCAGGCGCACTGCAGGCATCTCGGTGCGCACATCGGCCACGGCGGCAAGGTCGTCGGCGACTGCGTCGAATGCCCGTTCCACGGATGGCGCTGGGGCCCCGACGGAACCAACCGCTACATCCCGTATCAACCGGACCGACCCAATCGCGCGCTCAAGCTCCGGGTGTTCCCGGTCAACGAGCAGTACGGCTGCGTATTCCTCTGGCATCAGCCCCAGGGCAAAGAGCCGCAGTGGGAAATGCCGGACATCTTCACGTCATTCCCGCAGTTCGAGACCGATCCGTCCGCGTATTACCGTCCGTACCCGGAGTTTTCACGCCGCACCGAGAACGAGCCGGTGCACCCGCAGATCGTGGCCGAGAACGGACCGGACAGCTCACACTTCCATTACGTGCACGGTGCCACCGTCACACCGGTCAACCTGGAGTGGAAGATCGTCGACGAACAGTGGCAGTTCCTCACCGGCTGGCCGGACGCGCGCAGCGACGATCCGAACAAGATGGCACTGCACATCCACAGCCACATGTTCGGGCTCGGCGGCGCGATCAGCGTGTTCGAGGGGTCGTCGAATCACCGGCTGATCTTCGCGGTCACCCCGGTGGAAGACGGACTCTCGACGATGTTCTACTCCATCTGGTGGCCCAAACTCGATGGTGAAACATCCGACGTCCCGCCAGACGAGGTGCGTGAACGAGTCGAGCGACAGTTCCTGGGCACGGTGTGGGAGGACTTGGACATCTGGCGCTACCAGGAGTACGTCGAGAATCCTCCGCTGGCGAAAATAGATGCGAAACCGTATATGGCGCTGCGGAAGTGGGCGCAGCAGTTCTATGAAATTCCCGCCACCCCGCCTGGCGAGGTCCCAGCTTCTGTATGA